One genomic region from Oncorhynchus clarkii lewisi isolate Uvic-CL-2024 chromosome 21, UVic_Ocla_1.0, whole genome shotgun sequence encodes:
- the LOC139378633 gene encoding translation initiation factor eIF2 assembly protein-like — protein MKKEQVVNCQFSVWYPIFKKHTIKSLILPLPQNVIDYLLDDGTLVVSGGDNNNQQNQTNNSDSEEEDVQWSDDETTTTVTAPEFPEFNSKVLEAINTLGGCVFPKLNWSAPRDANWIALNSSLQCQSLSDIFLLFKSSDFITHDLTQPFLHSSDEDSQNPAINYELVLRKWSELLPGGEFRCFIKENKLIGISQRDYTQYYHHISKQEAQICHSIQEFFSQHVQYQFLDEDFVLDVYRDSWGKVWLIDLNPFGEVTDSLLFTWEELTSGNSLSANQEEGDTAQQEGPVFRYTTSDVTVQPSPCLSYRIPRDFVDLSTGEDAYKLIDFLKLKKRQQEDSEEEVEEEVRQ, from the exons ATGAAGAAGGAGCAAGTTGTAAATTGTCAGTTTTCGGTCTGGTATCCGATATTTAAGAAGCATACTATCAAAAG TTTGATTCTCCCACTGCCTCAGAATGTAATAGATTATTTGCTGGACGATGGAACTCTAGTAGTTTCTGGAGG GGACAACAACAATCAACAAAACCAGACCAACAACAGTGACTCAGAGGAGGAAGACGTTCAG TGGTCAGATGATGAGACAACCACCACTGTAACA GCTCCAGAGTTCCCAGAATTCAACTCTAAAGTGCTGGAGGCCATCAACACCCTAGGTGGGTGTGTCTTTCCCAAACTGAACTGGAGTGCACCGCGG GATGCTAACTGGATTGCTCTGAACAGCTCCCTGCAGTGTCAGAGTCTGAGCGATATCTTCCTGCTCTTCAAGAGCTCTGACTTCATCACCCACGACCTCACACAGCC ATTCCTTCACAGCAGTGACGAGGATTCTCAGAATCCAGCCATAAACTATGAG CTGGTCCTGAGGAAGTGGAGTGAGCTGCTACCTGGTGGGGAGTTCAGGTGTTTCATCAAAGAGAACAAGCTGATTG gTATCTCCCAGAGAGACTATACCCAGTACTACCACCACATCTCTAAGCAGGAAGCCCAGATCTGCCACTCCATCCAGGAGTTCTTCAGCCAACACGTCCAGTATCAGTTCCTAGATGAGGACT TTGTGTTGGATGTCTACAGAGATAGCTGG GGGAAGGTGTGGCTGATCGATCTCAACCCCTTTGGTGAGGTAACCGATTCACTGCTGTTCACGTGGGAGGAGCTTACCTCTGGGAACAGCCTGTCAGCCAATCAAGAGGAGGGTGACACAGCCCAGCAG GAAGGCCCTGTGTTCCGCTACACCACCAGTGATGTGACGGTGCAGCCCAGTCCCTGTCTGAGCTACCGGATCCCTAGGGACTTTGTGGACCTCTCCACCGGCGAGGACGCATACAAGCTCATCGACTTCCTCAAACTG AAGAAACGCCAGCAAGAGGACtctgaggaagaggtggaggaagaggtacGACAGTGA